A DNA window from Pseudomonas sp. GD03919 contains the following coding sequences:
- a CDS encoding Dps family protein: MEINIGIAEQDRAAIAEGLSRLLADTYTLYLKTHNFHWNVTGPMFNTLHLMFEGQYTELALAVDAIAERIRALGFPAPGTYAAYARLSSIKEEEGVPTAEEMIKQLVQGQEAVVRTARDIFPLLDKVSDEPTADLLTQRMQVHEKTAWMLRSLLAA, from the coding sequence ATGGAAATCAATATCGGAATCGCCGAACAGGATCGCGCCGCCATTGCCGAAGGCCTTTCGCGCCTGCTTGCCGACACCTACACGCTGTATCTGAAGACCCACAACTTCCACTGGAACGTCACCGGCCCGATGTTCAACACCCTGCACCTGATGTTCGAAGGGCAGTACACCGAACTGGCCCTGGCCGTCGACGCCATTGCCGAACGTATTCGCGCTCTGGGCTTCCCGGCACCGGGCACCTACGCCGCGTACGCTCGCCTGTCGTCGATCAAGGAAGAAGAAGGCGTGCCCACGGCAGAAGAGATGATCAAACAGCTGGTTCAGGGCCAGGAAGCCGTGGTGCGCACTGCTCGCGATATCTTCCCGCTGCTCGACAAGGTCAGTGACGAACCGACGGCTGATCTGCTGACCCAACGCATGCAGGTACACGAGAAAACCGCCTGGATGCTGCGCAGTCTGCTCGCAGCCTGA
- a CDS encoding GGDEF domain-containing protein has product MSQANKPPSIITLYPEETREAAELLKQAVPLMMRHAIPPNPVHYALWYTYSRGSEPELNRRLDKVVEDFDVFPPETASRLFRDYIIRGELEEARAGQQQVIELVDDIEGEVSSSVIGSQHYQQSLSQGLSALQEPIIDDLPGVLSELQESTQLMHDQQEKFLYRLRAAQQEITHLRSQLERAHLAATLDSLTRVFNRHAFTRLLERALSESTDGLALLMLDIDHFKQFNDQYGHPLGDRVLQHVGQLLRNLLPPEAFAARYGGEEFCVVLRNCASLSEVLTFAEQLRNKIQSLRVKVRRTDQVLDSITASFGCALAENGDTFESLLTRADDALYRAKRAGRNQVHPAISEAIVSA; this is encoded by the coding sequence ATGAGTCAAGCAAACAAACCGCCCAGCATCATCACCCTCTACCCGGAAGAAACCCGCGAGGCGGCGGAACTACTGAAACAAGCGGTGCCGCTGATGATGCGCCACGCCATACCGCCCAACCCGGTGCACTATGCACTCTGGTACACCTACAGCAGAGGCAGCGAACCCGAGCTCAACCGACGCCTGGACAAGGTGGTCGAGGACTTCGACGTATTCCCCCCGGAAACCGCCAGCCGCCTGTTTCGCGACTACATCATCCGCGGCGAACTGGAAGAAGCACGCGCCGGCCAGCAACAAGTCATCGAGCTGGTCGACGATATCGAAGGCGAAGTCTCCAGCAGCGTGATCGGTAGCCAGCACTACCAGCAGAGCCTGAGCCAGGGTCTCAGCGCCCTGCAGGAGCCGATCATCGACGATCTGCCGGGCGTGCTCAGCGAGCTGCAGGAAAGCACGCAACTGATGCACGACCAGCAGGAAAAATTCCTCTATCGCCTGCGCGCCGCACAGCAGGAAATAACCCATCTGCGCAGCCAACTGGAGCGCGCCCACCTGGCTGCAACGCTCGACAGCCTGACCCGCGTATTCAATCGCCACGCCTTTACCCGCCTGCTGGAACGCGCCCTGAGCGAGTCAACAGACGGGCTGGCGCTGCTGATGCTGGATATCGATCATTTCAAGCAGTTCAACGACCAGTACGGCCACCCCCTGGGCGACCGCGTACTCCAGCATGTCGGCCAACTGCTGCGCAACCTGTTGCCACCCGAGGCTTTCGCAGCGCGCTATGGGGGCGAGGAGTTCTGCGTCGTGCTGCGCAATTGCGCCAGCCTGAGCGAAGTACTGACCTTCGCCGAACAATTGCGCAACAAGATTCAGTCCCTGCGGGTCAAGGTCAGACGCACCGACCAGGTTCTCGACAGCATCACTGCGTCCTTCGGCTGCGCTCTGGCCGAAAACGGTGACACGTTCGAATCCCTCCTGACCCGTGCCGATGATGCGCTCTATCGAGCCAAGCGTGCAGGACGCAATCAGGTACACCCCGCGATCAGCGAAGCGATAGTAAGCGCTTGA
- a CDS encoding SlyX family protein produces the protein MSLESRIMELESRLAFQDDTIQALSDELVEQGKRIERMQLQLKVLARRQEELSGQAGIAEDQAPPPHY, from the coding sequence ATGAGCCTTGAGTCGCGGATCATGGAGCTGGAAAGCCGCCTGGCTTTTCAGGATGACACCATTCAGGCATTGAGTGATGAGCTGGTCGAGCAGGGCAAGCGTATCGAGCGCATGCAGTTGCAGCTAAAGGTTCTGGCGCGTCGCCAGGAGGAATTGAGTGGGCAGGCGGGGATTGCCGAAGACCAAGCGCCGCCTCCGCACTATTGA
- a CDS encoding HIT family protein, with the protein MFALDSRLQQDCLLVGDFALSRLLLMNDAHYPWFILVPRREEVSELFQLDAADQRQLWQETTLLAETLKDTFAADKMNVATLGNVVSQLHMHVIVRRRDDIAWPAPVWGRHPAQPYEASQVEQIIARLRLVLTRDFQFAGEPA; encoded by the coding sequence ATGTTCGCTCTGGATTCACGTCTTCAGCAGGATTGCCTGCTGGTCGGGGACTTTGCATTGAGTCGTCTGCTGTTGATGAACGATGCCCACTACCCCTGGTTCATCCTCGTTCCGCGTCGTGAGGAAGTGAGCGAGCTGTTCCAGCTCGATGCGGCCGATCAGCGTCAGCTGTGGCAGGAAACCACGCTGCTGGCCGAAACCCTCAAGGATACTTTTGCCGCCGACAAGATGAATGTCGCCACGCTTGGCAATGTGGTGAGTCAGCTGCATATGCATGTGATCGTGCGTCGGCGCGATGACATTGCCTGGCCCGCGCCGGTCTGGGGGCGGCATCCGGCGCAGCCTTACGAGGCGAGTCAGGTCGAGCAGATCATCGCCAGGTTGCGGCTGGTGCTGACCAGGGATTTTCAGTTTGCCGGAGAGCCTGCATGA